In the Trichoderma atroviride chromosome 4, complete sequence genome, GCGTAAGCGGCGGTAAGACCACCAAGGCCAGCGCCGATAATGATGACCTTCATTACGATAAGTCTTTTGGAGCATATACTACTCTTCTGGGGTGTTGGGGTGTCCAAAGAACCGGGATAGAAGCTATGAAACAGTGTCGACAATATCCGCAGTAAGTTAGCTAGGTACTATCCAATACAGACAGATTGGATGAAATGTTGGTTATGAGAGGAACAAGTTTGAAAGACGTGACTGCAGtgtcttgagctgcttcaattCATACTTATAATGCTAAGATCTTATTGCTGGGGTAAAAGTTGGAGTAAAAGTGTGGCGACATCCTCGGCTCTGTTGCTGTTACGTGGTATTTTCTCGGCCCAGCGCGCTCAAAGCACATTTCATGATACTTGACACTCATTGCCAAAGAATTTTTATATGGTTGTAAGTTTCTTTATCAAGGTTATATCTTCAAGATAGCGCTAACATCGGCTATCTAGATTGTGGCTTCCAAGATCCATAGTTGCATGCGGAATGCCAGACTTATAGCTACTCTCAAACAAGATTGTTTCCTGTACCTGAGCCATTCATGTGATGGACATAAGACTAGGCCGAGGCAATCAGCTAGTGTATGCCACAATAGAAAGATTACTCTATTACCCCGTAGAGCCCAAAGATTAATAATCGCCAATATCCGTCTATACACTTGTATAGAGGGAGAGGCCAGCATGGGCACCAAGCTGAAGTAAACAACTCGAAGCCAGGAACCGCCAAGGTACGTGTTCTCTTTAGTGCCACAGCAGAAACATTAGCCGCAAGGTTTGGCATCTCACGTCAGAGCCCAACTCAACAAGACGGACGCTATTTGGCTTATACACTGCTTGTTTCTGCGTTGGCCCTGTTCTAGATGCTGTCCCTAGAAATAGCTCTGCTTTACTAAttgggcagcagcgcagcctAGAGCGTTGCCGGTTAGCCTGGCCCGAAATAAGGCGGCAGCGTCGCCCTCCGTGCTATTTTTGGAGTCGGACGGATCTAGCTCGAGGCTTTGTTGACCACTGAGTAAAGCTCGTCCAAGAATAGCCTGGCACGAACCAGAGCTATGGGCTCTGGTGCATAGTAGCCGTAGAGCTAGATTATCGCTATAATCTCACGAGCATGGATAGTGGTGAAtggtggctgtggctgttgtGTGTTGTGTAGTTATAAAGGTATTCGAGCCCAGCAGGTTGTAGATCTCTTCCAATAACCATTGCCCACAGCGTCTTTACAACCCGAGCTTCAAATCGCAACCATCAAAGCTGCTTCTCGCCGTTTAAACGAATCAAATATCACATAAGCCGAAATGCGCTCTTCAGTCTACGTCcagggagctgctgctttcttctccctcttcacTCTGGGCTCTGCGGCCGCCGATTGCTACGCGCACGATGATGCCTCCATTCCTAGCTTTTCCGTCTCCGATGGGAGAAAACTACAAAACGAGATTGCCGGCAACAAGTTCGACCCTCAGCTAGACTTCCCCTTCCTCATCGAGGCTTCACATACCGCCAGCTTCAGCATGGGCAGCGCCAGGGCTTGTCTCGCCAACACCTACTCATGGCAAAACACGCACATTGACCAGAATGACCTGCGTTTTGCCGTACAGAGCATTCTGGATGAGTGTGATCGCAACGATGGCACTTCCAAGGGGTGAGTTGCACGATTATCCATGGGGTTTTCCAAGTGTGGTACTAATGTTTATTGTTTTCGCAGTGGCAAGATCCAGGTTACTGGCGACACCGGCCTTGTGCTCGACGTTGTCGTCAAAGACGTTGCTCTCGAATGCTAAATCATCAACATGAGTCTTGGCATGGAGATTTCAGCTTGTCACTTTTAATATACCCGATTTTTCTTGGTGGAGTTATTCGGCTGTTCTTGTAGCATAGGCGCAGGTGTTTTATAGATCTTGGAACTACGAATCTCTAGAACTTGTTTTTCATTCAGCTTTCGGATGAAGCAATCCTCCTTGTCCATTCTTGGCATGATATAACCCCATGTTTTCATTAATGGTTGCTATACTTGCAAGTCCATGCCCAAGTGTTTAGCACATCTTGCTTCTTGCGTATTGTTAGCCAAGCTGCCCAACATAAGGCCGCTTCAAGAGCACCTCCCGATTCACTACATCGGTTGGTCAACATGCACCAATAGCACTGCATTCATGCAAGACTTATGCAGTACTCCGCACGCTACAATGAAAATAGAAGCAGCTACAAGTGATGAAAGTGGAGCCAATGCTTGTATAAAGTAGCATCTTGAATCAATATAAAttcaacagccttggctgGTCTACCTGTACTATTCCATCTCTCGTTATCCATCCCTTCAGCTCTCTTCACTACCATCACAACAATATATATTTACATCATGGCTATGCTAGGCACCTCATCCCGCTCGTCAATCTCCTCGAACCTTGTTACCGAGTCTACCATGACAGACATGGTTCCCAGACGCGCGCCTTCTTTTCGACCTGAGACTTCCCTCGCTGATAACACTTGGACAGTGACAGATTTTTCAAtgcttgaagaggaggagaccAATCCTTTGCACTCTCACTGGGAAACGGCAGTGGTTCAGAAGCCCCGAGATAGTCTTCGCGGAGCCGACAGACTGGTACAAGATTTGCTGGCTGCTCGAGCGCGCCtagaggaagaaaaggaaaaggttGCGATAAAGGATGCTGAGATTGCAAAACTACGTGAAAAGTTGGCACAACTCGTGGACGAACATCACGACCATCGCCAAAGGAGCATCACGGCGGTAACAAAGGAACAGCAAGTTGGACGAATCAGGGTGTTGCAGCCAGCTCTCGATGAGGAAGTCAATGAGCTGCGGAGGCTTTTGGAATTTCACAAAAGTAACGGAGAACGAGTATCGAGGCAATGTCAAGATTTGCAGGCCACCAACAAGGACCTTCAGGTCTCGCTGCAGGCCACCGAAAAGATACTTGAGGAACAGACGGCACTGATTTCGGGGTTGGGGTTACAGCCGAATCGCAGGAAGCTTTGAAGGCCGCCGGCATGAAGATGCGAGAAATGGTGCCATGCGTACTTGCACATGTGAATAGGTAGTCAGTGATAGGGCGGATGCAGTTGTGACCTGTAATTATGATTGCAGATGAGACTTTGACCAATACCAAACATTTGTTAGCTGCAGAGTCGCTGCAAATTAAACTGCGTTGGCCGGGCGCATTGAATGATTCAACGTCACATTGCATGTGCCTACGCATCTGATATGTGATTGGCTTCAGATAAACGGCTGCGTTGAAGGCCTCCCACAGCCTCGTCGCAAAGCTGCAGAAAGCGGGGGGAAATACGTGTACATGTCTGTAGCGACGCAGACCTACATGCACTTGAATCATGTATGGAGGAAGCAGTGAACAGAAAATTAGGCATCCATACATATGCTTTCTGCGGGGACTGTTAAGATACTGTTGCTGGGCGGCCTACAACTTTTCTGTGATGCGTACATGTAGATAATGACAACGTCTTTTATAATCCTAATCGCAAAGGACTAGGAGCATTTCCCACCTTCCATCGATAGCATCGCGCCAAAAGCACTACGTTTCTATCGTCATGTCAGATACCCAATCGATCTATTGGATGGAAATGGATTCAGCTGTGGAAGACAATCACCTCATTAGGACCTTGATGAAAGAGTGCGGCTGCACTAGACAGAGAGCCATCGATTTACTCAGCGTGAGCCATACCCCCAAAAACGCGAGTGCCTACGTATAATAACCATCTGTTACAGATTTGCAATAATGATGTCGATGCGGCGAAGAAGCATCACGATCTTTACCAAGTATACGCTCAAGACCCGCCCGAAGACTTGGCTCCCTCCTTCAATGATGGGCCTAGCGATCTCTCTGTGAGATCCTTATCAAGCTCTCAAGCAAACACTCCCTCTTCTGACCAAAAAATCTCCTTGCCAGAGCTTCTTAATGCAATTAAGATGCCTACTAAAGTTGCACCAGACAACAGCCCTAACAAAGAGTGGGACTTCATTTTACCAAGTCTGGTTGATGTCTCTCTAGAAGACGAGCAATTTTTCGACTCGTATAGTCTCGCCTCGGCTGTTCAACATGGCGCTATGGCTTCTCATATCCGAAGCTACTTGAatatcttttcttcattatTCACCAAGGAGAATATGAACGCCACAGTTGAAGGGTTTCCCCTCATATTTTATGCTGTAGCGTCCAACAGCGAGGATATCGTGCGACTCTTCATCGAATACGGGGCGAACCCAAATGCTATATACGAGCCATCGATTGTCCCTTTATTAGCGTTTACAATCATGTGCGGTGAAACGCTGCAAATTGATACGACAAACATGGTTTGCGTCCTCCTCAGCAAAGGAGCTTCACCTTGCGCCATTCCCAAGGATTTATATACACCTTATCTACAGGATAACTCAACGAGCTCTGGACACAAAACCTCCGGGGCGATTGAGGAGTTCGTTTGGTGTTCACCAGAGATAAAAGCCAGGCTTTCTAAGAATCTCAATCTCACTCATCGATACTTTTTGGAAAAATCCACCAAGTTGGAGCCACCCTCCACCAAGAGGCGACAGATTGCCCGGCTTAGAGAATGCCAGGGGCTCTTAGGCATTCCATATTTCCTCATTGGGCAGACTATCGCCACGGAGCTACTTATCCAAAGGTTACTCATCCATATGATGCTGCCGGCTAAAAGCCCACTCGTTCTGTGCTTTGCTGGGCCAAGTGGCCACGGAAAGACTGAGCTGGCACGGCAGCTCGGCCACCTACTCTCCTTGGACCTGGAGGTGGTTGATTGTACCACGTTTACTCATGAAATGGAACTGTTTGGTCCGAGAAGGCCTTACCACGGGTACGAAAAGGGCTCAGCAGTGAACAATTTTCTCGTTGGGCATTCTGGAAAGAGATGCATTGTCTTCCTGGACGAGTTTGAAAAGACGACCAAGGAAATACATTCATCTCTGCTGCTCCCATTCGACAATGGTATGATACCATTATCCTAACTCAGATGCATCGAATCAAGAAGCTAACAGTTaggggaaaacaaaaaggcgAATACCGAGACAGGCGCAATGGCGAGAAGATTGACTGCTCAAAAACGATATGGATACTAGCAACAAATGCACTGGACAACACCATTTTGGACTTCTGCAAGCACAATGAAGCCATAACCGGCGATGACGGAAACGAGAAAACACGACAAATGAGAAAACTCTCGCAACAATTACGAGAGAGCTTCCTACAGCAATTCGACGTAAGTTCAACTTACTCACTTTCTCTAAATATGCGCTACATGTTTCTAATCTGGTAGGCATACAGGCACCTGTTACTGGCCGCATATCAGACTTCATTCCCCTGCTACCCTTTTCAGCTGGTGAACAAGCTGTCATTACCCACAAATGCTTGTTGGGATTGGCTCAAGATCTGCGCCTTCCAATCTGCCTGAACAAGGGCCCAATGGAGAGGCTCATCGGTAACATTAGACTGCTGATTAGAAGAGATGGCATTGTATGCTCAACGCTTGCAAAGTCCCACTACCACGTCAAGTTGGGGGCGCGCAGTTTAATGGCTGGCGCAGAGAAGGTGAAGCGTATTGTTCTGGACGTGTAtctcgatgacgatgaggagattACGGAACAAGACGGTCTACGTGACTTTATTATTGATGTGGACGATGGGGATATCGTAGGCAGGATATTGACGGATACTCGAGCGAATACTCGGTCATGACTCTCGTAGATAATCTTTACGATGGAAATAAATACTGAAACTATTGTACCATTGTTTTCTTGGACAATTCCCTCAGCTCTAACTTTGTTATTCATAGCcaaaaattctttttaaGTGCTACAAAGGTTCAGCACGGCTTATACAGACCCGATGACTTGTCATATCCGACAAGATTGAAGTATAAAGAAATAGACTCTAGCTATCATCATGACAAAATTTACATATCTTAGAAGCCTGTTGCCGACCCATTCCGTCCTGCGGGGGTAAAGCTGTCGTGTTAGACGTTCACTGGTGTACGGGACAAGCGATTCGGGAGAACAAGGAGATATGGACCCTTCCCTCCTTGACCGGGCGTGCTTCTGGCCATGTAGAAGCCCGTATTCGTTGCAATTCGCTTTGATAAGGCGGCAGCATACATTGTATTCACCGTGTTGGTTGCATTTGGCTTTATGCTGGCCAATTAAAGGCTTACACATGATGGGCGTAGGCCTCCCACTGTATATAGGCATCCATGCGCATGCATGCCTTATGCATGCAACATCATGCAGAGACCCGCGTTTGTTGGCCTCGAACCGCATTGTGTGCATATTAGGCTCAAATATATGGGCTTGTGACTGCTCTCAAACGATATACATGTCACAAGCCATAAAAAATGATACTTGACCAGTTGCCGGCCTCCCACATATATGCCTGAAGATGAGTTGGAAGGCATTGAGAGCTGTGTAGTCATGCAACTCAATTAGTAGAATGGGTCTATATAAAAAATGTTTCATGTCCATCATTCACAAGCTGTAGATCAACCCTTGATACCAGAAGCTGGACTTCTTATCCTCACTCTTGTCAACCCGTAGCCAAGAGTTACGACTTGCAATTAATCATGGAAGATCAAGTTTGCCCAGCCCTCAGGCGTGTTGCGCAAATCGGCACGCTCTATGATGCAAAAGCAGATAAATTTCTACAAGCCTCAATTCTACCCTCCAGCCTCCTGGCCAGTTATATATCGACACGGCCAACTTCTGTCACAGACATCACTGTCTCTAAATGCGCATCATACATGAATGTGTTTGAAGATCTCCATATAGACGAAGACACTGCGGTCAATATTCTTGCCGGGTTACATGATCTGCAAGGTGCCGCGGTGTTTATTCGTGACTACACATCCGGCAGTGGTGATCATCGCGCCGCAATTATTCATCATGTCTCGACAGTGCAGCAGACACTGAACAATGTGATTGAGGCATTCAAATCATGCAGCGATTTGACGCCTTTGGGGAAAAGTGACTGCACACACGTGGTGACTGGCATCAATTGGGGTTTAAGGACTATCATTGCAGCCAATAGCCCCATGTCGAGCAAGTTTGGTCGAcccgaagaagaggatatcaTCTTCCAAGGAGATCTGAATACTCTGACATACGCCATCGAATCCGCGTTCCTCACACCTAAAACACCTCCTAAACTGGAACTTTGCGACGAGCTCATGCTCTATAGCGATATTTTTGCAAAAGAAGGCCTCGTTATGCAAGACATTTCGGAAATATGCAACTTCATTCGAATCGTACCAGATCATATTCGCCGAGAGAATGGCGGAAAGGGATGGCCCATAGAGTATATCTTGACTCCAATCACGGCGCTTTCGTACATTTTATCATCCCCACTGGGGTTTCGGTATTCTCTTCATTTAATCAATCACGACTATCTCGCTGCCTTCATTCAGCTATTCGATAAATTCGAGGTCTCCGCAGTTGGACTTCAGAAGTATGAAGCCTACCTGGTAGGCCATACGATGCACACTAGCAAAAATCATCTCAATCAAGTCGTTGCTTCTATGAAAGCCCTAGAGGATCTCAGAAGCTGGACTGCAAAACGACTTTCTTATGCTCTACAGGAAGCTCgcaagggaaaaggagggcCGCCGATGTTGTTTGACCTATATCAACAGGCTACTACTTCAGGCAATTTTACCGTGGAGCATGCATCCGCCATTATCAGACAGGAATCTAGCAAGCTCGACTTCATCAGCAGCGTTACTGCGCAGGGCGCAAGATATTTGGGCTTCAACGGGATTTCTCTAGAGACGGTCAATAAATTACACAAACACACCCGCTTTTATGTGTTTCATTTCAATTCTGCATCAATGGACGTCAAGAAACAATGGGACAACAACTCTACCTTGCTGTTGGAGTTACTCGGTCAGCCAGATCAGCCAGATCAGCATATACCAGTCTATCTACTGGATCATGACTCGGTGAACTCTTATTTCTGCTCTGATGCGGGTCCATGCATATCCCAGTATGAGGGCGAGAAGGAGATTATCCCTGATGTTCTCGACCACCGTCAGTTTATGTCTTCAAAATGCTTCGCCCAATGTCCCGATGCTGCTCTGGACACTAGTAGGCGGCAACGGCCAGTCAAGAGATGCATTGTTAGGGTGCCTTGCCCCAAGCCCGACTGCGATTCTAAGTGTGTGGAATGGGTTTGTTCAGTATGCTTGGTCGAGATTGAGTTTGGATACAGCGACGAACACTTCTACTGCGATTGTGGCCGGGCCGCTTATAGCACATTCGAGTTCAAGTGTAATGATTCCAAGCACGGAGCTAAATCCGCAAGATATGACGCAAAAGAGCTTCACAAACTCTTGACCGGGTTAGATGAGGCTGACTACATCAACATACTCATTCTTGGAGAGACTGGGGTGGGAAAGTCGACATTTATCAATGCTTTTGTCAACTACTTGACCTACTCAACACTGGAtgaagccatggctgtggATGAGCTCACATCTGTGATCCcgtgctctttttctctccaaagCATGGACAGAGCAAATTTGTCTGCGGGAATTCAAGAATACAATATCAAGGTTGGCGCTCGTGATGATGAAGTGGATGGTTCAACGGGGAAATCGGCAACACAGAAGTCATCTGTCTACCCTGTGAAAATCGGGACAAAGACATATCGCTTGATTGACACGCCAGGAATTGGGGATACCAGAGGCCTGTCTTACGATAAAGAGAACATGGCCGATATCCTGAAAGCCATCAGCAGCTATGAGCACCTGCACGGTATCTTAGTCCTTGTCAAATCTAACAACGCTCGCCTTACCATTACTTTCAGATTCTGCGTCAAGGAACTCCTCACTCATCTACACCGTAGTGCCGCTAAAAGCATGGCCTTTGGTTTCACTAATACGCGCATCTCCAATTACGCCCCTGGAGATACATTCAAGCCACTCAGGTCTCTCCTTGATGAGCACTCAGATATTCCCATCACACTCTCAGCAACAACTACGTACTGTTTTGACTCTGAAAGCTTTCGTTTTCTTGCGGCATATAAGCAGGGAGTGCCGCTAACCAACGAAGAAGACTTCCGCACAAGCTGGGATCACTCGAGTAAAGAGGCGCATAGGCTTCTCAACTACTTTGCATCAACACCACCCCATCCTGTTGCCAGCACGATTAGCCTAAATGGAGCACGGAAGCTGATATTGGAACTGACGAAACCAATGGCCAGCATTGCAGAATCTATCAGAAAAAACATTGCGCTGTGCGTTAACAAGAGGTCGGAGTTATTCGACACAAAATCGACAGCGAGAGACCTTCGCAAGAGGCTCCGCATAGAGAAGATTCAGTTCGCAGCTAAGAAGCTAGATAAACCTCGTACGGTCTGCCAAAACCATGATTGCTGTGATTTTAAGGATAGCGGTCTTGGAGACGGGGCAGTTGTCACCATTTACAAGACGCACTGCCACCCGGAATGCTACCTGGACAATGTCAAAGAAGATGTCGTCGCTGATCCAGGTCTCATACGCTGCACAGCTTTTGGTGGCAGCAATATTTGCAGGCTATGTAGCCATCGATGGCAAGAGCATTTACACGTTCTCTATGAGCTGTCGGAGACTAAAGTTCTAGTCACAGATACTGAAATTGAGAGACAACTCAAGTCCAACGCCGACGATGTAACGCTACGACAAACAAGCATCACTAGGCTGGACAAGATTGTTGAAGAGTACAAACAAGAGCTCGACGAGATTCGACGTGCTGCAGCtcgattttgtctttttttgagGGAAAATTCAATCACTGTCATCAATGACGCTACGCTGGACTACCTCGACATGCTCATTCAGGATGAAAAGAGTATTATCGAGACTGCAAATCAACGAGGCATACCTACGAACAAGAAACGCCTCAAAGCATTGCAGGAGGACAGGCAGATCCACCTCCAGCTGGTTGAGACGTTCAAGCAAAA is a window encoding:
- a CDS encoding uncharacterized protein (EggNog:ENOG41~SECRETED:SignalP(1-28)), whose translation is MRSSVYVQGAAAFFSLFTLGSAAADCYAHDDASIPSFSVSDGRKLQNEIAGNKFDPQLDFPFLIEASHTASFSMGSARACLANTYSWQNTHIDQNDLRFAVQSILDECDRNDGTSKGGKIQVTGDTGLVLDVVVKDVALEC
- a CDS encoding uncharacterized protein (EggNog:ENOG41), yielding MAMLGTSSRSSISSNLVTESTMTDMVPRRAPSFRPETSLADNTWTVTDFSMLEEEETNPLHSHWETAVVQKPRDSLRGADRLVQDLLAARARLEEEKEKVAIKDAEIAKLREKLAQLVDEHHDHRQRSITAVTKEQQVGRIRVLQPALDEEVNELRRLLEFHKSNGERVSRQCQDLQATNKDLQVSLQATEKILEEQTALISGLGLQPNRRKL
- a CDS encoding uncharacterized protein (EggNog:ENOG41), encoding MEDQVCPALRRVAQIGTLYDAKADKFLQASILPSSLLASYISTRPTSVTDITVSKCASYMNVFEDLHIDEDTAVNILAGLHDLQGAAVFIRDYTSGSGDHRAAIIHHVSTVQQTLNNVIEAFKSCSDLTPLGKSDCTHVVTGINWGLRTIIAANSPMSSKFGRPEEEDIIFQGDLNTLTYAIESAFLTPKTPPKLELCDELMLYSDIFAKEGLVMQDISEICNFIRIVPDHIRRENGGKGWPIEYILTPITALSYILSSPLGFRYSLHLINHDYLAAFIQLFDKFEVSAVGLQKYEAYLVGHTMHTSKNHLNQVVASMKALEDLRSWTAKRLSYALQEARKGKGGPPMLFDLYQQATTSGNFTVEHASAIIRQESSKLDFISSVTAQGARYLGFNGISLETVNKLHKHTRFYVFHFNSASMDVKKQWDNNSTLLLELLGQPDQPDQHIPVYLLDHDSVNSYFCSDAGPCISQYEGEKEIIPDVLDHRQFMSSKCFAQCPDAALDTSRRQRPVKRCIVRVPCPKPDCDSKCVEWVCSVCLVEIEFGYSDEHFYCDCGRAAYSTFEFKCNDSKHGAKSARYDAKELHKLLTGLDEADYINILILGETGVGKSTFINAFVNYLTYSTLDEAMAVDELTSVIPCSFSLQSMDRANLSAGIQEYNIKVGARDDEVDGSTGKSATQKSSVYPVKIGTKTYRLIDTPGIGDTRGLSYDKENMADILKAISSYEHLHGILVLVKSNNARLTITFRFCVKELLTHLHRSAAKSMAFGFTNTRISNYAPGDTFKPLRSLLDEHSDIPITLSATTTYCFDSESFRFLAAYKQGVPLTNEEDFRTSWDHSSKEAHRLLNYFASTPPHPVASTISLNGARKLILELTKPMASIAESIRKNIALCVNKRSELFDTKSTARDLRKRLRIEKIQFAAKKLDKPRTVCQNHDCCDFKDSGLGDGAVVTIYKTHCHPECYLDNVKEDVVADPGLIRCTAFGGSNICRLCSHRWQEHLHVLYELSETKVLVTDTEIERQLKSNADDVTLRQTSITRLDKIVEEYKQELDEIRRAAARFCLFLRENSITVINDATLDYLDMLIQDEKSIIETANQRGIPTNKKRLKALQEDRQIHLQLVETFKQNMLEPTGPEDVLLDEQGVDALVKKLYALQHFGENLKHIKYVIEISLEETSRERPYRVQTSGRNRYSAMATGKRSSGHRREVSHGNDSLPSANKNRQLGNGGHRWSMELMSPSAFPQISYAEVTSQVYSYKHAPGRILSRVKSLWK